The window GAATAGGAAGATCCAACGCGCGCAGGAGGAGTACGAGCGCGACAGTCGCAACCCCGCGCGCGCCGGGGCGAGCGGGGAGCCCGTGAGGCCGTGCGTCATCGTCCGACCAGTGAGATGTGAGGAGAAGCTCTCGTGTCAGAGCGCGGAGAGCGCGGAGAGCGGGGACGTGGAGGCGGAGGACAAACAGGCGCTGCACGAGACAGTTTCTCTTGACTGTTAACTTAGTGCAACTTCAGGGAACGAGACTGTGGAATAAACAGGAAAAGCAATAAGGCACAAAGA of the Maylandia zebra isolate NMK-2024a linkage group LG10, Mzebra_GT3a, whole genome shotgun sequence genome contains:
- the LOC101484903 gene encoding uncharacterized protein C11orf87 homolog; this encodes MTARTAEASGLSVPLHRCHGGFQASNGTCAEQLSLFPPFSSTLALLVLVAVLVGIVLVSLATFHFHKRKLRNRKIQRAQEEYERDSRNPARAGASGEPVRPCVIVRPVRCEEKLSCQSAESAESGDVEAEDKQALHETVSLDC